A section of the Roseivirga sp. BDSF3-8 genome encodes:
- a CDS encoding toxin-antitoxin system YwqK family antitoxin: MKTCVALQKISHLTALVCLTFLLSWLTYYPLCAQSLDVRLYYPDSSLRAEGSLLDSLKEGLWVYYYPDGTPSARLHYRDDSLHGIQQYYGFSGDLIAEEMYRLEMLEGKAVYYYPGGNKEKEGSYEQDAYSGMWRFYYEDETLKREGSYVNGLPEGEWTFYNETGKVVQRGYYAGGVEAGEWTFYYPDGQLAEKGQYKAGKREGEWQYYDKKGRLYMTGTFRAGEPIAPWYDVNRRGKRKETSPPKMQEN, encoded by the coding sequence ATGAAAACCTGTGTGGCATTGCAAAAAATCTCTCACCTTACTGCCCTTGTATGCCTGACCTTTTTGCTTAGTTGGCTGACTTATTATCCTCTCTGTGCTCAGTCACTGGACGTACGGCTTTACTACCCGGACAGCAGCCTGAGAGCAGAAGGAAGCCTTCTGGACAGCCTTAAAGAAGGATTGTGGGTGTATTATTATCCGGATGGCACACCCAGCGCCCGTTTACATTACCGGGATGATTCTCTGCACGGTATACAGCAGTACTATGGCTTTTCAGGTGACCTCATCGCTGAGGAAATGTACAGGCTGGAGATGTTAGAAGGTAAGGCGGTCTACTACTACCCTGGCGGGAATAAGGAAAAGGAGGGAAGCTATGAGCAGGATGCCTATTCGGGAATGTGGCGGTTTTATTATGAGGACGAAACGCTGAAACGAGAGGGAAGCTATGTGAATGGCTTGCCTGAAGGTGAGTGGACTTTTTACAACGAAACGGGCAAAGTAGTGCAGAGGGGCTACTATGCCGGAGGGGTAGAGGCCGGTGAGTGGACTTTTTACTACCCTGATGGGCAACTGGCCGAGAAGGGACAGTATAAAGCAGGCAAACGCGAGGGCGAATGGCAGTATTACGATAAAAAAGGCCGGCTGTATATGACTGGAACCTTCAGAGCAGGCGAACCCATAGCTCCCTGGTATGACGTAAACAGAAGAGGCAAGCGAAAGGAAACTTCCCCTCCAAAAATGCAGGAGAACTAG
- a CDS encoding helix-hairpin-helix domain-containing protein, whose translation MRVLFMLLIMLLSLAAAAQESPMDTYFQSLDASPVEEEAIFETELAENWSGMQVDINRAGLDDLLTIPGLSESQARAIIYHREVFGPFLSLEELQVIEEIDLAAIKPLLPFLMVRKTHLLYDPRPFKQRLKSVEKRFLMRTSWRQERAIGYTEEDGYLGNGPSVYARLLLRQPQDFSIGLAIEQDAGEPYGMNATPAHPGVDQVSAHFMIENRDNIQKLVLGDFRYNSGAGLVFGGGFPGGKWPADQGRIRPAAETLMPHTSGREGLYFRGAGISIGNKTWQMTSFASARSFDAMVIRDSTGVYVSSFTVPGYHRTSNEIDRRGTLPIYTGGMSVQYNPVDYPFRIGVTLAGTILGHELRPKEKVYDPTPFTGDRWAHSSIWYMGHHKKLYYFGEVAKGYPAGFAALSGALFSFSKTEDLAVVARHYTNDFQSFYGRSFGESSTLSNESGIYTAFRFSPARRISVLIGADHFVFPDIRYRSYTPSRGHEYALLISRESRHLQYSLSFRDKTKPRNNADTESIEYIPVDFRKQQVALRLSYAPRNSLITWQSRIYWNRTLPENSYGFGVSQDLSANRGKWSLSGRVALFDTDTFDNRLYLYEKDVWGAFSIPMYYGRGMRTFFMIRYKATRQLSLWARMGRFRYRDREMISSGLNSIEDDKTTDIRLQLTYRWW comes from the coding sequence ATGAGGGTACTGTTCATGCTGCTAATAATGTTGCTTTCCTTAGCTGCGGCAGCACAGGAAAGCCCCATGGATACCTATTTCCAATCACTGGATGCCAGCCCGGTTGAGGAAGAAGCCATTTTTGAAACAGAACTGGCAGAAAACTGGTCCGGGATGCAGGTGGATATTAACCGTGCCGGATTGGATGACCTGCTGACTATACCCGGACTTAGTGAAAGCCAGGCCAGGGCCATCATTTATCACCGGGAGGTATTTGGGCCATTTTTATCACTTGAGGAGCTTCAAGTGATAGAAGAAATTGATCTGGCTGCCATTAAGCCCCTTCTACCCTTCCTGATGGTGAGAAAAACCCATCTGCTATATGACCCGAGGCCATTTAAGCAACGATTGAAAAGTGTGGAGAAGCGCTTTCTTATGAGAACAAGCTGGCGCCAGGAACGGGCAATAGGGTACACTGAAGAGGATGGGTATCTGGGTAATGGCCCCTCGGTTTATGCCAGATTACTACTACGACAGCCGCAGGACTTTAGTATTGGACTGGCGATAGAACAGGATGCCGGTGAACCGTATGGTATGAACGCTACACCTGCGCACCCTGGTGTGGATCAGGTCTCTGCTCACTTTATGATAGAAAACAGGGATAACATACAAAAACTGGTATTAGGCGACTTCCGGTATAACTCGGGGGCAGGCCTTGTTTTCGGTGGTGGGTTCCCTGGGGGAAAATGGCCGGCCGACCAGGGAAGGATACGGCCTGCCGCAGAGACGCTTATGCCCCATACCAGTGGACGTGAGGGACTGTATTTCAGAGGAGCAGGAATTAGTATAGGAAACAAAACCTGGCAAATGACCTCATTTGCTTCGGCCCGTTCTTTTGATGCAATGGTCATCCGGGACAGTACCGGAGTGTATGTTTCATCATTTACCGTACCTGGCTATCACCGGACATCAAATGAAATAGACCGTCGTGGCACGCTACCCATCTATACCGGGGGCATGTCTGTACAATACAATCCGGTAGATTACCCTTTTCGTATAGGCGTTACGCTAGCAGGTACTATACTTGGTCACGAACTTCGACCAAAGGAAAAGGTATATGACCCAACCCCATTTACCGGAGACCGCTGGGCACACTCAAGCATTTGGTACATGGGGCATCATAAAAAGCTATACTATTTCGGGGAAGTGGCAAAGGGCTATCCGGCGGGATTTGCAGCCTTATCCGGAGCGCTCTTTTCTTTTTCCAAAACAGAAGACCTTGCAGTAGTCGCCAGGCACTATACGAACGATTTTCAGAGCTTCTACGGACGCAGCTTTGGCGAAAGCAGTACGCTCAGCAATGAGTCCGGCATTTATACAGCCTTTCGTTTCTCACCGGCTCGCCGGATATCCGTACTTATCGGGGCAGACCATTTTGTGTTTCCTGATATTCGCTATAGAAGTTATACCCCTTCCCGGGGGCACGAATATGCCCTGTTGATTAGCCGGGAGAGCCGACACCTGCAGTACAGCCTAAGTTTCAGAGATAAAACCAAGCCACGCAATAACGCAGATACTGAATCGATAGAATATATCCCGGTAGACTTCCGGAAGCAGCAGGTAGCCCTGCGCCTGTCTTACGCACCTCGTAATAGTTTAATTACCTGGCAATCAAGAATATACTGGAACCGGACGTTACCTGAAAATTCATATGGATTCGGGGTATCGCAAGACCTCAGTGCTAACCGGGGTAAATGGTCTCTGTCCGGAAGGGTAGCACTATTTGATACGGATACCTTTGATAACCGTCTCTACCTGTACGAAAAAGATGTGTGGGGTGCTTTCAGCATTCCTATGTACTATGGCCGGGGTATGCGTACCTTCTTCATGATTAGGTACAAGGCTACCCGGCAGCTAAGCCTTTGGGCCAGAATGGGCCGGTTCCGGTATCGAGACAGGGAAATGATAAGTTCCGGTCTCAATAGTATTGAAGATGATAAAACGACGGACATCAGGTTACAACTTACCTACAGATGGTGGTAG